Part of the Halobacteriovorax vibrionivorans genome, GGAACATCATCACCAAGACGAATTACAAATATCGAAAGCTCACTTGCTGAATATCTTCCATATGGAGAGAACGTAAAAGTTACGACAAAGATGCTTAGAGGAAATGTAAACTCACGCCTACAAAAATTAAGAGATGGTAATTATCATGCCATCGTTCTTGCGATGCCTGGGATTGAAAGACTTGCAATCACTGAGTCATCGAGAAAAGAGCTCGAGCCACTTTTAAAAGATATGACTTTTATGGTTATGCCTCATAGCCAATTCCCAGCAGCGGCATCTCAAGGTGCTCTAGGAATTGAATGCCTTGAAGGACGTGATGATAATGGTGAATTAGAAGCAAAGTTAAAACAGCTTCAAGATAAAGATACAGTTAGTGAAGTAAGTCGTGAACGCCAGGCCTTTGCAAGCTATGGTGGAGGTTGTCACTTAGCAGTTGGAATTAACGTTACTAAAAAAGGCGACTACTACGTTCATACTCATAAAGGTAAAGTAGATGACAAAGTTATCTTTGAGAGACATCTTGAAGGAAGCTTTCCTTCTCCAGAAAAGAAAGAGCGCGCCTTCATCGGTCTTCCTCACGCTGATCACAGAGAAGATGAATATATTTATTGTGAATTAATAAATAAGGAATCGCTTAAGAAAGCAATTATTCCTAATAATGATCTTCTTGTTTCTGCTCGTTACGGTGCAAACCTATTCAAAAACCACGGTAAGGCAGTTTATACGGCAGGACTTTCAACTTGGAGACTACTTGCTAGGAATGGTCAATGGGTTCATGGAAGCTGTGACAGTTTAGGTGAAGCATATCTAGATAAAATTCGTGATTCCAAAGCAATTGAAGTGATGAATGGGCCAAAAGAAGAATTAACCATTCTAACTCATAAGGACTCATATTCTGACTACGGCCAGATTATGGAAGCTTACGAAAAAAGTACGAATGACGTTCGTGAAGGATTTATGGACGAATTAAGACAATGTGATGTCTTCTTTTGGACAAGCTTCTCACAATATAAAACTTATACACAACATATTCCAGAAATAAAGAATAAGTTCCATGCTTGTGGGCTTGGAAAGACTTTTGAACAATTATCAAAAGAAGATATTACAGTTCGTCCATTCACATCAATGGAAGAATTTAAAAACTGGATGAAGCAAAAAAAAGA contains:
- the hemC gene encoding hydroxymethylbilane synthase, producing the protein MKYIIGTRGSLLALTQCNQVKDQLEELTGDQFELKVIKTQGDQVTDKPLWQLEGKDFFTKELDAALLNKEIDMVVHSYKDLGSDRPEGIKLAAITKRDYAHDILFIKEETVSQLMCKEIKEFVVGTSSPRRITNIESSLAEYLPYGENVKVTTKMLRGNVNSRLQKLRDGNYHAIVLAMPGIERLAITESSRKELEPLLKDMTFMVMPHSQFPAAASQGALGIECLEGRDDNGELEAKLKQLQDKDTVSEVSRERQAFASYGGGCHLAVGINVTKKGDYYVHTHKGKVDDKVIFERHLEGSFPSPEKKERAFIGLPHADHREDEYIYCELINKESLKKAIIPNNDLLVSARYGANLFKNHGKAVYTAGLSTWRLLARNGQWVHGSCDSLGEAYLDKIRDSKAIEVMNGPKEELTILTHKDSYSDYGQIMEAYEKSTNDVREGFMDELRQCDVFFWTSFSQYKTYTQHIPEIKNKFHACGLGKTFEQLSKEDITVRPFTSMEEFKNWMKQKKEKE